A window of the Lactuca sativa cultivar Salinas chromosome 7, Lsat_Salinas_v11, whole genome shotgun sequence genome harbors these coding sequences:
- the LOC111877277 gene encoding F-box/LRR-repeat protein At4g14096-like, translating into MKSKRLIMSEHKGHEQVEHVNDMVDYISNLPDCILHHILSFMHTQEVVKTSILSTRWKNLWTSIPNIYFDDDLLCPEVTSFKNFVEGVLRSRDSSDIIKFSLSCCVFCDASQIHSWISYAIMHNVQELDLCLMEVDPFVIPSCMFNNKSLEILNIQMHWVELPSHISLPCLKTLHLSIVEFLDDDYAEKLFSGCPVLENLVLSDCMWMYLENILISSPSLKNLIINDKSLFGPLDDFGGCKIKIDAENLTNFEYTGYLSNEILLNNTSYLVKACIHVSPPPIWEKEVACRVVELLKQLQNVISLRLSNCTMEVKFL; encoded by the exons ATGAAATCAAAGAGGCTAATTATGAGTGAACACAAAGGCCATGAGCAAGTTGAACATGTAAACGATATGGTTGATTATATCAGCAATCTACCAGATTGTATTCTTCATCACATTCTCTCATTTATGCACACCCAAGAAGTTGTAAAGACATCCATATTATCTACGAGATGGAAGAACCTCTGGACTTCTATCCCCAACATTTATTTTGATGATGACCTGTTGTGTCCTGAGGTGACTTCCTTCAAGAACTTCGTGGAAGGAGTGCTTCGGTCACGGGATTCATCAGATATAATAAAGTTTTCTCTATCATGTTGTGTTTTCTGTGATGCATCTCAAATACATTCATGGATTTCTTATGCAATCATGCACAATGTTCAGGAGCTTGATCTTTGTCTAATGGAAGTAGATCCATTTGTGATTCCTTCGTGTATGTTTAACAACAAATCATTGGAGATCCTGAATATACAGATGCATTGGGTTGAACTCCCGTCTCACATTTCTCTTCCTTGCCTGAAAACCTTGCACCTATCTATTGTCGAGTTCCTGGATGATGATTATGCAGAAAAGCTTTTCTCAGGTTGTCCAGTTTTAGAAAATTTGGTTTTATCAGATTGCATGTGGATGTATTTGGAGAACATTTTGATTTCCAGTCCCTCCTTAAAAAACTTGATAATAAATGACAAGTCATTGTTTGGTCCACTTGATGATTTTGGTGGGTGTAAGATCAAGATTGATGCAGAAAATCTTACAAATTTTGAATACACGGGATATCTATCGAACGAGATTTTATTGAATAATACATCGTATCTGGTCAAAGCTTGCATTCATGTTTCTCCTCCTCCTATATGGGAAAAGGAAGTTGCTTGTCGAGTTGTTGAGCTACTGAAACAGCTACAAAATGTCATATCTTTGAGGTTATCTAATTGCACTATGGAG GTGAAGTTTTTGTGA